The DNA region CACGCTGAATATCAATATAATTCCCGCCAGTGATTGTCGCTTTATAGTCAGCAGGCAACAGGCTGTTTATTTCCCTGCACAGAGAGTCGATCCTTGCGTGTTCTGCCACCAGCGTGATTTTAAATATATCGCGACGATTAAAGATATTCCCTGGTGCGGCGTTAATAAGCGGTAACTCAAATAAGCTGGCCTCATACGATGTCCACGGAGCAATAAGGCTGTCGTAACGGTGATAAATCGCCTGTGCGGTGAAAAAATGGTGAGGATAGCGGGACAGCGAAATATGCCGATCAATCTCTCTGAGATCCATTCGGGTGAGTGCGGCAGAATGCAAAATGCGCTGTTGCGTCATTTCAAGGATTTGTCCGCCGTTGAAGCCAGCACACCAGCCAAACAGCGTCTCAACCTGCTGCTGTTGTAACAGGCGCGCCATTGAGGAGACCGGTCTGGCGGAACAGGCGGCCAGCAGACCGCCGCGCTGGCGAAATTCAACCAGCGCCTGATGTGTGCGTGGACTGATAGTCTTCTGCGACGTCAGTAATGTTCCATCCAGATCGGTAACCAGTAGCATTATTGTTCTCTGTCGTTATGCATGCGCGATAAACGGTGTCACGGCCTCTTTGGCGGCATTGCAGACCATATTGTCGATTGCCGTGCCGACGACCAGAATATTGACCCCGGTGTCCTTAAACGCTTTGGCATTGGCGAGGTTAATACCGCCTTCTGCC from Citrobacter amalonaticus Y19 includes:
- a CDS encoding Cof-type HAD-IIB family hydrolase — encoded protein: MLLVTDLDGTLLTSQKTISPRTHQALVEFRQRGGLLAACSARPVSSMARLLQQQQVETLFGWCAGFNGGQILEMTQQRILHSAALTRMDLREIDRHISLSRYPHHFFTAQAIYHRYDSLIAPWTSYEASLFELPLINAAPGNIFNRRDIFKITLVAEHARIDSLCREINSLLPADYKATITGGNYIDIQRGEINKGYAINEIARQLNRPTAEIAAIGDQQNDISMFAVAGFGIAMGNAPDSVKRQARYVTTTNDDEGIVCALEWLRCSAHPVTMRQSSTQAENNEPD